A region from the Ptychodera flava strain L36383 chromosome 10, AS_Pfla_20210202, whole genome shotgun sequence genome encodes:
- the LOC139142915 gene encoding uncharacterized protein isoform X1, whose product MFRLNDIVFAYMVCFICGLQDHQNRRHQEDDLLRRLMLFRMMGYQIGETILSELEKGKEEERVYTFATFAACDCVYGYMDEEGKYKGFFSDVVETVCREAGKKCDLQFLPKSACITHQSGEIPRAGIGKWRTSPMIQS is encoded by the exons ATGTTTCGCCTCAATGACATAGTGTTCGCGTACATGGTCTGCTTCATATGCG GATTGCAAGATCATCAGAATCGTCGTCACCAAGAAGATGACCTCCTACGTAGATTGATGTTGTTCCGGATGATGGGATACCAGATAGGTGAGACTATTCTGAGCGAACTGGAGAAAGGGAAAGAAGAGGAAAGAGTTTACACCTTCGCAACATTTGCTGCCTGCGACTGCGTGTATGGATACAT GGACGAAGAAGGGAAATATAAGGGATTCTTCTCGGATGTTGTAGAAACCG TGTGTAGAGAAGCCGGAAAGAAGTGTGATTTGCAATTTCTTCCTAAAAGTGCATGTATTACACATCAATCGGGTGAAATCCCCAGGGCCGGTATTGGTAAGTGGAGAACATCGCCAATGATTCAAAGTTAG
- the LOC139142915 gene encoding uncharacterized protein isoform X2, with product MFRLNDIVFAYMVCFICGLQDHQNRRHQEDDLLRRLMLFRMMGYQIGETILSELEKGKEEERVYTFATFAACDCVYGYMDEEGKYKGFFSDVVETVCREAGKKCDLQFLPKSACITHQSGEIPRAGIVYPSCILL from the exons ATGTTTCGCCTCAATGACATAGTGTTCGCGTACATGGTCTGCTTCATATGCG GATTGCAAGATCATCAGAATCGTCGTCACCAAGAAGATGACCTCCTACGTAGATTGATGTTGTTCCGGATGATGGGATACCAGATAGGTGAGACTATTCTGAGCGAACTGGAGAAAGGGAAAGAAGAGGAAAGAGTTTACACCTTCGCAACATTTGCTGCCTGCGACTGCGTGTATGGATACAT GGACGAAGAAGGGAAATATAAGGGATTCTTCTCGGATGTTGTAGAAACCG TGTGTAGAGAAGCCGGAAAGAAGTGTGATTTGCAATTTCTTCCTAAAAGTGCATGTATTACACATCAATCGGGTGAAATCCCCAGGGCCGGTATTG TTTACCCTTCTTGTATATTACTGTGA